From a region of the Hallerella porci genome:
- a CDS encoding FISUMP domain-containing protein, translating to MQFILRFGLLAICLWAVACSENSSSASDFDAASICPENLRGTFIDDRDGQVYKYTTIGNQIWMAENLNYDSPHSYCYEGIDNFCEIFGRFYSLMKNEEFGQLDSNLVASVCPTGWKIPSEEDWDILIQVMGNGDEELAAERLKSQTYWGYLRKSGIDACGFNVLPAGYALNFVAPERFGIDANFVSTPNFNSDVDYYNRNIYVESSVGYVNLLGGKISIRCIKE from the coding sequence ATGCAATTTATTTTGAGGTTTGGACTGTTGGCGATTTGCCTTTGGGCGGTTGCATGCTCCGAAAATAGCAGCAGCGCAAGCGACTTTGATGCGGCGAGCATTTGTCCGGAAAATTTACGCGGCACATTTATCGATGACCGCGACGGACAAGTTTACAAATATACGACGATTGGCAATCAAATTTGGATGGCGGAAAATTTAAATTACGATTCGCCACATAGTTATTGCTATGAAGGAATTGATAATTTCTGTGAAATCTTTGGAAGATTTTATTCTTTGATGAAAAATGAAGAATTTGGACAATTAGATTCAAATTTAGTAGCGTCCGTTTGTCCTACAGGTTGGAAAATTCCCTCAGAAGAGGATTGGGATATTCTTATTCAGGTAATGGGAAATGGTGATGAAGAGCTTGCGGCTGAAAGATTAAAAAGCCAAACATATTGGGGATATTTGCGTAAATCAGGAATAGATGCATGTGGCTTTAATGTATTACCTGCTGGATATGCATTAAATTTTGTAGCGCCAGAACGGTTTGGAATAGATGCAAATTTTGTATCTACGCCGAATTTTAATAGTGATGTAGATTATTATAATCGTAATATTTATGTTGAAAGTAGTGTGGGATATGTAAATCTGTTAGGGGGTAAAATTTCCATTCGCTGCATTAAGGAGTAA
- a CDS encoding sensor histidine kinase, with amino-acid sequence MIAIPVAILLVNSYKHFETESQYAYKEQAYFILQMLNQRIYDDLAVEEQRSYSEYRFIRAVPIIGGEEVTISKLAEMPIRSHYGGMIGYFQLDPDGGMHTPVLPDGILEKIPVEDRTKREIVRDSIQNVLKQLGIHNEGLSRTQVQASTQDSLDRLYGKNLKLAVKLNDSKKFQRRYEQSSQTESFLFDVESARIRRISENGVEETEDDSIQIPNILEVEIDPFQAKFNENYIVYYRNVWRNNEQFIQGYAVRVRQYLENLVVNELQFNPAEQGITLEFGSRQKSFVTFGSKANTRGILLEIPLQFPLNEMQLTVHLTEDSSSRSSVFLIVIGFIMFAALAGGFIAVYRSTKSQLALANKRQDFVSAVSHELKTPLTAIRMYAELLQNSWVANEQKRQKYYGLIVSETERLSRLIQNVLNLSKLERGNWNVQFTKINPKTILDNFVATYAQNVEKNGFDLTVTSDICNLQLMLDKDAVMQILMNVVDNSLKFARESSYKMIALELRVTENDVYFVVRDYGPGIPQKEMHHVFEEFYRVGNEMTRTTAGTGIGLSMVKKLCDKTNMKIEIENANPGLRTKLHLPLINI; translated from the coding sequence GTGATCGCGATTCCCGTCGCGATCCTTTTAGTCAATTCGTATAAACATTTTGAAACGGAATCGCAATACGCGTATAAGGAACAAGCGTATTTTATTTTGCAAATGCTCAATCAGCGTATTTACGATGATTTAGCAGTGGAAGAGCAACGTTCTTATTCGGAATATCGTTTTATTCGGGCGGTTCCCATTATCGGCGGCGAAGAAGTGACGATTTCAAAGCTCGCGGAAATGCCGATTCGCAGTCATTACGGTGGAATGATTGGCTACTTTCAGCTCGATCCCGATGGCGGTATGCACACGCCCGTTCTTCCCGATGGCATTTTGGAAAAAATTCCCGTTGAAGATCGCACAAAACGAGAAATTGTCCGCGACAGCATTCAGAATGTGTTAAAGCAGTTGGGAATTCACAACGAAGGCTTAAGCCGAACTCAAGTGCAAGCGAGTACGCAGGACAGTTTGGATAGGCTTTATGGAAAAAATTTAAAGCTCGCTGTGAAATTAAATGATTCCAAAAAATTTCAGCGGCGTTACGAACAAAGTTCGCAGACAGAAAGTTTTTTATTCGATGTCGAATCAGCGCGCATCCGGCGCATTTCGGAAAATGGAGTGGAAGAAACCGAAGACGATTCCATTCAAATTCCGAATATTTTAGAAGTGGAAATCGATCCGTTCCAAGCCAAGTTTAATGAGAATTACATTGTTTATTATCGCAATGTGTGGCGGAATAATGAACAATTTATTCAAGGTTACGCAGTGCGCGTGCGGCAATATCTCGAAAATTTAGTCGTCAACGAATTACAATTTAATCCTGCGGAACAAGGAATTACTCTCGAATTCGGTAGCCGTCAAAAATCATTTGTGACATTTGGATCGAAGGCGAATACGCGCGGCATTTTGCTTGAAATTCCGCTGCAATTTCCGTTAAACGAAATGCAGCTCACGGTGCATTTGACCGAAGACAGTTCGAGTCGCAGTAGCGTCTTTTTAATCGTCATTGGATTCATTATGTTTGCAGCTCTCGCGGGCGGTTTCATCGCAGTCTATCGTTCGACGAAAAGCCAACTGGCGTTAGCGAATAAACGACAGGACTTTGTTTCGGCGGTGAGTCATGAATTAAAAACTCCGCTGACGGCGATTCGTATGTATGCGGAATTGCTTCAAAATTCTTGGGTTGCCAATGAACAAAAACGGCAAAAATATTACGGTTTAATCGTGAGCGAAACAGAGCGCTTGTCGCGCTTAATTCAAAATGTGCTCAATCTTTCGAAGCTTGAACGTGGCAACTGGAATGTGCAATTTACGAAAATCAATCCGAAGACAATTCTCGATAATTTCGTCGCAACTTATGCGCAAAATGTGGAAAAGAACGGATTCGATTTGACGGTGACAAGCGACATTTGCAATTTGCAGTTAATGCTCGACAAAGATGCGGTCATGCAAATCTTGATGAACGTCGTGGACAATTCGCTGAAATTTGCCCGCGAATCTTCGTATAAAATGATTGCTCTCGAATTGCGCGTTACCGAAAACGATGTTTATTTTGTTGTCCGCGATTACGGACCTGGAATTCCGCAGAAAGAAATGCATCACGTCTTCGAAGAATTTTACCGCGTCGGCAATGAAATGACTCGGACGACGGCGGGCACGGGCATCGGACTTTCGATGGTGAAAAAACTTTGCGATAAAACGAATATGAAAATTGAAATTGAAAATGCAAATCCAGGATTGCGCACAAAATTGCATTTGCCGTTAATCAACATTTAA
- a CDS encoding FISUMP domain-containing protein: MKKFFEILAFSFISVLFFACSDSSSGFSAGDVCPESGRGTFIDDRDGQVYKYTTIGDQIWMAENLKYNAEYSVCYDS; encoded by the coding sequence ATGAAAAAGTTTTTTGAAATTCTTGCATTTAGTTTTATTTCTGTTTTGTTCTTTGCCTGTTCGGATTCAAGCTCTGGATTTTCTGCAGGAGATGTTTGCCCGGAAAGTGGGCGAGGCACATTTATCGATGACCGCGACGGACAAGTTTACAAATATACGACGATAGGCGATCAAATTTGGATGGCGGAAAATTTGAAATATAATGCAGAATATAGCGTTTGTTACGATAGCTT
- a CDS encoding ATP-dependent 6-phosphofructokinase, producing MTKEDILENPDSYDLSIETVGKATLVSPMKGLKFVDDSRRVSLATDVDALEKFVKLGKAIPSLEAAGPREMIYHDPSWTRAAIVTCGGLCPGLNNVIKSLVRVLWFDYGVRNIFGIPYGYRGLNPEYGYAPKILDPDIVDNIQEDGGTILGSSRGEQSAEVMVDTLMRLNINMLFCIGGDGTLRGARDIANEIKRRHQPISVIGIPKTIDNDLNLVDRTFGFETAVLAACAVINSAHCEANGAYNGLGLVKLMGRDSGFIAADAALATTVVNFCLIPEVPFKLEGEGGLFNALENRYAIGKTHAVVVVAEGAGQHLFKGLPQRKDASGNILKYDIGDYLVEKIDEHFKKIGMEINIKYFDPSYTVRSIPAKGTDAIFCYQLAENAVHAAMAGKTNMVVGSMNGKFTHVPIDFAVSERRKIKPDSPLWHAVLGSTRQMDYFNGKQKRKK from the coding sequence ATGACCAAAGAAGATATTCTCGAAAATCCGGACAGCTACGATCTTTCCATCGAAACAGTTGGCAAGGCAACACTTGTTTCCCCGATGAAGGGACTCAAATTTGTCGATGATTCTAGGCGGGTGAGTCTCGCTACGGATGTCGACGCCTTGGAAAAATTTGTGAAACTCGGGAAAGCGATTCCTTCTTTGGAAGCGGCAGGTCCTCGTGAAATGATTTATCACGATCCGTCTTGGACGCGCGCTGCAATCGTGACTTGCGGCGGTCTTTGCCCGGGATTAAACAACGTGATTAAAAGTCTCGTTCGCGTGCTTTGGTTTGATTACGGTGTCCGCAATATTTTCGGAATTCCGTATGGTTACCGCGGACTCAATCCGGAATACGGTTATGCGCCGAAAATTTTAGACCCGGATATCGTTGACAACATTCAAGAAGACGGCGGAACAATCCTCGGCAGTTCTCGTGGAGAACAAAGCGCCGAAGTGATGGTCGATACGTTAATGCGTTTGAATATCAATATGCTCTTCTGCATCGGCGGCGATGGTACTCTCCGCGGCGCCCGCGATATTGCGAACGAAATCAAACGCAGACATCAACCGATTTCGGTCATCGGCATTCCGAAAACAATCGATAACGATTTGAACTTGGTCGATAGAACATTCGGTTTCGAAACGGCTGTGCTCGCAGCTTGTGCGGTGATTAACAGCGCTCACTGCGAAGCAAATGGCGCTTATAACGGCCTCGGTTTGGTAAAGCTTATGGGCCGCGACTCTGGATTTATCGCTGCAGACGCAGCACTTGCTACGACGGTGGTGAATTTCTGCTTAATCCCCGAAGTGCCTTTTAAATTGGAAGGCGAAGGCGGACTTTTCAACGCTCTTGAAAATCGTTATGCCATCGGAAAAACGCATGCGGTTGTCGTAGTCGCCGAAGGCGCTGGCCAACATTTGTTCAAAGGTCTTCCACAACGGAAAGATGCATCGGGCAATATTTTGAAATATGACATCGGCGATTATCTAGTCGAAAAAATCGATGAACATTTCAAAAAAATCGGCATGGAAATCAACATCAAATATTTTGATCCGAGTTATACCGTGCGCAGTATTCCCGCGAAAGGAACCGATGCGATTTTCTGCTATCAACTTGCAGAAAATGCTGTGCACGCTGCGATGGCGGGCAAGACGAATATGGTCGTCGGCAGCATGAATGGCAAATTTACTCACGTGCCAATCGATTTTGCGGTGAGCGAACGCCGTAAAATTAAACCGGATAGTCCGCTGTGGCACGCTGTTCTCGGTTCGACGCGTCAAATGGATTACTTTAACGGAAAACAAAAACGTAAAAAGTAA
- the nuoB gene encoding NADH-quinone oxidoreductase subunit NuoB: MAAVEAQEANFFTTKLDFIVNWGRKNSLWPFPYGTACCAIEFMSTETSPYDLSRIGSEYVRFTPRQSDVLAVSGTITYKQAPILKRIYEQMSEPKWVIAMGACATSGGVYDCYCTVPGMDHIIPVDVYIGGCPSRPEAFFDAMFEIQKKVSDESYMKQRKERVREQWEAIQAKTAQAKAELAEYSHEKAREIKEKAEKLKTSAIRKAEFWKENP; encoded by the coding sequence ATGGCAGCAGTTGAAGCCCAAGAAGCCAATTTCTTTACAACGAAACTTGACTTCATAGTCAACTGGGGACGCAAAAACTCCCTGTGGCCGTTCCCTTATGGAACGGCGTGTTGTGCTATTGAATTCATGAGTACGGAAACGAGTCCTTATGACCTTTCCCGAATCGGTTCTGAATACGTCCGTTTTACGCCGCGTCAGTCTGACGTGCTCGCGGTATCGGGGACGATTACTTATAAACAAGCTCCGATTCTTAAACGCATTTACGAACAGATGTCCGAACCGAAATGGGTGATTGCGATGGGCGCTTGCGCCACGTCGGGTGGTGTCTATGACTGCTACTGCACCGTTCCGGGAATGGATCATATCATTCCGGTCGATGTTTATATCGGCGGATGCCCGAGCCGTCCGGAAGCATTCTTCGATGCGATGTTCGAAATTCAAAAGAAAGTTTCGGATGAATCGTATATGAAGCAGCGCAAGGAACGTGTGCGTGAACAGTGGGAAGCGATTCAAGCAAAGACCGCTCAAGCTAAGGCGGAACTCGCTGAATATTCGCACGAAAAAGCCCGCGAAATCAAGGAAAAGGCCGAAAAATTGAAAACTTCTGCCATCCGCAAGGCTGAATTTTGGAAGGAGAATCCGTAA
- the pta gene encoding phosphate acetyltransferase has protein sequence MKHVFLVAPAAAGIDLAKAAGSVLEIVKKEAASVASFAASEKVPAALRSVEADAAMEELVGIVQESSAEALVVTGVSFAESARAEWVNIQIAAALDADVILVADSDEAGALVAADFTLQKARVAFVCADGDSMNAEAVKKILASETEHRISQAEFRRNLLKLASRNLKRIVLPEGAEPRTLKAAVEVYERKIAIPVLIAKKSDVEAEAARQNLTIPAGFEIIEPSAELAEKYVPLLVELRKAKGMTEEKARLTLQDPVFLGTMMLKKNEVDGLVSGAVHSTADTVRPALQVIKCAPGVKSISSVFFVCLPSQTYVFGDCAINLNPTSEELAGIAIQSYDTAKAFNIPARVAMLSYGTGKSGKGDDVELVVNATQAIRAARPDIPVDGPLQYDAATTENVAKLKAPESAIAGKATVCIFPDLSAGNICYKAVQRSAPGVIAVGPMLQGLAKPVNDLSRGALVEDIVYTIALTSIQAQA, from the coding sequence ATGAAACATGTTTTTTTGGTTGCGCCAGCAGCCGCTGGAATTGACCTTGCGAAAGCAGCAGGTTCTGTTCTCGAAATTGTGAAAAAAGAAGCCGCCTCTGTGGCGTCTTTTGCTGCGTCGGAAAAGGTTCCGGCTGCGTTGCGTTCTGTCGAAGCGGATGCTGCGATGGAAGAATTGGTGGGAATTGTGCAGGAATCTTCGGCAGAAGCGCTTGTCGTTACCGGCGTTTCGTTTGCCGAAAGCGCCCGCGCTGAATGGGTGAATATTCAAATCGCTGCGGCTTTGGATGCCGATGTTATTCTCGTCGCCGATTCGGATGAAGCCGGCGCTCTTGTTGCTGCGGATTTTACGTTGCAAAAAGCTCGCGTCGCATTTGTTTGCGCAGACGGCGATTCGATGAACGCAGAAGCGGTGAAAAAAATTCTCGCATCCGAAACGGAACATCGCATTTCGCAGGCAGAATTCCGTCGCAATTTGTTGAAGCTCGCTTCGCGGAATTTAAAACGCATTGTGCTTCCGGAAGGCGCCGAACCGCGCACTCTCAAAGCTGCCGTCGAAGTTTACGAACGGAAAATCGCAATCCCCGTTTTGATTGCGAAAAAGTCCGATGTCGAAGCCGAAGCTGCTCGCCAGAATTTGACAATTCCTGCTGGTTTTGAAATCATTGAACCGTCCGCAGAATTGGCCGAAAAATATGTGCCGCTTTTGGTGGAACTCCGTAAAGCAAAAGGCATGACCGAAGAAAAAGCGCGCTTGACTTTGCAAGATCCGGTTTTCCTCGGCACGATGATGTTAAAAAAGAACGAAGTCGATGGTCTTGTCTCGGGCGCCGTGCACTCGACCGCTGATACCGTTCGTCCCGCTTTGCAAGTAATTAAATGCGCTCCGGGAGTGAAGTCGATTAGCTCGGTCTTCTTTGTTTGCTTGCCGTCGCAGACATATGTCTTTGGCGATTGCGCAATCAATTTGAACCCGACTTCCGAAGAATTAGCGGGCATCGCTATTCAGAGTTACGATACGGCAAAGGCTTTCAATATTCCGGCTCGCGTTGCGATGCTCAGCTACGGCACCGGGAAAAGTGGCAAAGGCGACGATGTGGAATTGGTCGTCAATGCGACGCAGGCAATTCGCGCAGCTCGCCCCGATATTCCGGTGGATGGACCGCTGCAGTATGATGCGGCGACGACGGAAAATGTGGCAAAGCTCAAAGCGCCGGAAAGCGCTATTGCGGGCAAAGCAACCGTTTGCATTTTCCCCGACCTTTCTGCGGGAAATATTTGTTACAAAGCGGTGCAACGTTCGGCTCCGGGCGTAATCGCTGTCGGTCCGATGCTTCAAGGTCTTGCAAAACCGGTGAACGATCTTTCTCGCGGCGCGCTCGTTGAAGATATCGTTTACACGATTGCATTAACTTCGATTCAAGCGCAAGCATAA
- a CDS encoding response regulator transcription factor, producing MDKKNTNLTILVIEDEIAIAEGLVDLLEFQGYHVKHVADGISGLNEGLSGMYGLILLDLMLPGMDGFTVCDKIREKDKDVPIIILSAKNTDKDIIDGLKYGADDYVPKPFAVPMLLARIEAVLRRSRQVMESDGKLVAGNLRVSFREYNGFRGSEKLSFTRKEIEILEYLWANRDRAVPRAELLNKVWGYENAENVDTRTVDIHITKLRKKIEDDPAHPCLLVTFRGEGYQLRETPD from the coding sequence ATGGATAAGAAAAATACGAATTTAACCATCCTCGTCATCGAAGACGAAATTGCGATTGCAGAAGGTCTTGTCGATCTTTTGGAATTTCAAGGTTATCATGTGAAGCATGTCGCCGACGGCATTTCGGGATTGAACGAAGGCTTAAGCGGAATGTATGGGCTTATCCTTTTGGATTTAATGCTCCCGGGAATGGATGGTTTTACCGTTTGCGATAAAATCCGCGAAAAAGATAAAGATGTGCCGATTATTATTCTTTCGGCGAAGAATACGGATAAAGATATCATCGATGGACTGAAATATGGCGCAGACGATTATGTGCCAAAGCCGTTTGCGGTGCCGATGTTACTCGCTCGCATCGAAGCAGTACTTCGCCGTTCGCGTCAGGTGATGGAAAGCGATGGAAAATTGGTTGCAGGAAATCTCCGCGTGAGCTTCCGCGAATATAACGGTTTCCGCGGTTCGGAAAAGCTTTCGTTTACCCGCAAAGAAATTGAAATTTTGGAATATTTGTGGGCGAATCGCGACCGCGCTGTGCCGCGTGCAGAACTTTTGAACAAAGTCTGGGGCTACGAAAACGCAGAAAATGTCGATACGCGGACGGTGGATATTCACATTACAAAGCTCCGCAAAAAAATTGAAGATGATCCGGCGCATCCGTGCTTGCTCGTAACATTCCGCGGAGAAGGTTATCAACTGCGAGAAACACCGGACTGA
- a CDS encoding GGDEF domain-containing protein: MLYAGAKREDTILVNADIQRSNRSRLLFFLHIVIAFLAVLSIFALTNSELIEQRKIYISLLLIEGVLALINHHFTQTRPFLLNLTIELFLSSLLIYGIILGVFLNPTEYSTSFVAFILTLPILFLRRPIVAIAQILLFVSLFIFLVVQVESPNVVFGDVLNATVFGAGSIVLSTYIMKTMMQNQILKFKTARIANEDQLTGLLNRNCYETQLKNYPSLCTKTLSCIYIDVNGLHTLNNQKGHEAGDKMLRFIAKEFQMRFGKNHTYRIGGDEYVAFAMDSNNSTIAQKIQKCVQQVKSQNYHVACGYFTAPAENLDISELIKSAESNMYTAKSEYYSKFGVAQRGFRE; this comes from the coding sequence ATGCTCTACGCCGGTGCGAAGCGTGAAGACACAATTCTTGTGAACGCCGATATTCAAAGAAGCAATCGCAGTCGGCTTTTATTTTTCCTGCATATCGTCATCGCATTTCTCGCCGTTCTTTCCATTTTCGCTCTGACCAATTCCGAGCTCATCGAACAACGAAAAATTTACATTTCCTTGTTGCTCATCGAAGGCGTTTTAGCGCTCATCAATCATCACTTTACCCAAACTCGCCCCTTTCTTTTAAATCTAACGATTGAATTATTTTTGTCCTCGCTTTTAATTTATGGAATTATTTTAGGCGTCTTTTTAAATCCCACCGAATATTCTACATCCTTTGTCGCCTTCATTCTCACTCTTCCCATTTTATTTTTACGTCGACCGATTGTCGCCATCGCTCAAATTTTACTCTTCGTTTCTTTATTCATTTTTTTAGTCGTGCAAGTAGAAAGTCCGAATGTCGTCTTCGGCGATGTTTTGAACGCTACCGTTTTTGGTGCAGGCAGTATTGTTTTATCAACGTACATTATGAAAACGATGATGCAAAATCAGATTTTAAAATTCAAAACCGCTCGCATCGCCAACGAAGATCAACTGACCGGACTTTTAAACCGCAACTGTTACGAAACGCAACTGAAAAATTATCCGAGTCTTTGCACGAAAACTTTATCGTGCATTTACATCGATGTCAACGGACTCCACACTCTCAATAATCAAAAAGGGCACGAAGCCGGCGATAAAATGCTCCGATTTATTGCGAAAGAATTTCAAATGCGTTTCGGGAAAAATCACACTTATCGCATTGGCGGCGATGAATATGTCGCCTTTGCAATGGATTCGAATAATTCGACGATTGCGCAAAAAATTCAAAAATGTGTTCAACAAGTCAAATCCCAAAATTATCATGTTGCCTGCGGTTACTTTACTGCGCCCGCAGAAAATCTCGACATTAGCGAATTGATTAAGTCCGCCGAATCCAATATGTACACCGCCAAATCAGAATATTATTCCAAATTTGGCGTCGCACAACGAGGCTTCCGCGAATAA
- a CDS encoding replication-associated recombination protein A — translation MNDFSAKPLAERLRPTSLDDFLGQNKILGEQSMLRHSVETDNVPSMIFWGPPGCGKTSLANVIHLNTQKRFVAMSAVESGVKEVKSVLAEAKTYQDLGKGTILFIDEIHRFNKSQQDALLKAVEEGTVTLIGATTENPGFEVNSALLSRCQLILFAPLSSEELSKLTLRALREDPRGLQLRDVEISDEIIAKLVAQADGDARFLLNQIEWIAKNLGEKKVIDEKLLETIQYRKPLRYDKSSEEHYNLISALHKSVRGSDPNAAVYWLHRMIQGGEDPRFILRRLIRMAMEDIGLADPNAILLANAAREAFDFLGVPEGLIGLDEVAIYLALAPKSNSVELAGMKADALIKQTGTLPVPKAFRNSVTKVGEQLGYGNGYRYDHDSPDAYSAQDHLPKELAHTEIYQPTEYGKEKKLADRLKELKAIAAARNAKQ, via the coding sequence ATGAACGATTTCTCCGCAAAGCCTCTTGCCGAACGTCTGCGCCCGACTTCTCTCGATGATTTTTTAGGGCAAAATAAAATTCTCGGTGAGCAAAGCATGTTACGCCACAGCGTAGAAACCGATAACGTTCCTAGCATGATTTTTTGGGGACCTCCGGGCTGCGGAAAAACGAGCTTAGCCAACGTTATTCATTTGAATACCCAGAAAAGATTCGTCGCCATGTCAGCGGTCGAATCCGGAGTCAAAGAAGTTAAAAGCGTTTTAGCCGAAGCGAAAACGTATCAAGACTTGGGCAAAGGCACGATTCTTTTCATCGATGAAATTCATCGGTTCAACAAAAGCCAGCAAGATGCGCTTTTAAAAGCCGTCGAAGAAGGAACGGTTACCCTCATCGGGGCGACGACGGAAAATCCCGGATTCGAAGTCAATTCCGCTCTCCTTTCCCGCTGTCAACTCATCCTATTTGCGCCGCTTTCTTCCGAAGAACTTTCAAAGCTCACCCTCCGCGCTCTCCGCGAAGATCCCCGCGGGCTTCAACTTCGCGATGTGGAAATTTCCGACGAAATCATCGCCAAATTAGTCGCCCAAGCCGATGGCGATGCGCGTTTTTTGCTCAATCAAATCGAATGGATTGCAAAAAATCTCGGCGAAAAAAAAGTCATCGACGAAAAACTTCTCGAAACCATTCAATACAGAAAGCCGTTACGTTACGACAAATCGAGCGAAGAACATTACAACTTAATTTCTGCGCTGCACAAATCCGTCCGCGGAAGCGATCCCAACGCTGCTGTTTATTGGCTGCACCGCATGATTCAAGGCGGAGAAGATCCGCGGTTTATTTTACGCCGACTTATCCGCATGGCGATGGAAGACATCGGACTTGCCGACCCGAATGCAATTCTCTTAGCCAACGCAGCCCGAGAAGCTTTTGATTTTTTAGGCGTTCCCGAAGGTCTTATCGGACTCGATGAAGTCGCAATTTATTTAGCGCTCGCCCCGAAAAGCAATAGCGTGGAACTCGCCGGAATGAAAGCCGATGCGCTCATTAAGCAAACAGGAACATTACCCGTTCCCAAAGCTTTTCGCAATTCGGTAACCAAAGTCGGAGAACAACTCGGCTACGGCAACGGCTACCGCTACGATCACGATAGCCCCGATGCTTATTCCGCCCAAGATCATTTGCCAAAAGAACTCGCCCATACCGAAATTTATCAGCCGACAGAATATGGCAAAGAAAAGAAACTCGCCGATCGTTTAAAAGAATTAAAAGCGATTGCCGCTGCCCGCAATGCAAAGCAATAA
- a CDS encoding FISUMP domain-containing protein → MKKFFGIFMLTVMSIFIFACSDSSAGFSAGDVCPESGRGTFIDERDGQVYKYTTIGDQIWMAENLKYNAEYSVCYDSLNGFCDTYGRFYSLQKNGDGLAELDENLVASVCPAGWHVPSLAEWDILVNEIGDGYNQKSANRLRNDSISSSYRTGNDECGFSALLGGAYIGKNHIEFYKFDALFWTSTPMSDGMIYSVKIEQDITPFNSLYRMSLRCVKD, encoded by the coding sequence ATGAAAAAGTTTTTTGGAATTTTTATGCTCACAGTTATGTCGATTTTCATTTTTGCCTGTTCGGATTCAAGCGCTGGATTTTCTGCAGGAGATGTTTGCCCGGAAAGTGGCCGCGGCACATTTATCGATGAGCGCGATGGACAAGTTTACAAATATACGACGATAGGCGATCAAATTTGGATGGCGGAAAATTTGAAATATAATGCAGAATATAGCGTTTGTTACGATAGCTTAAACGGATTTTGCGATACTTACGGACGCTTTTATTCTTTGCAAAAAAATGGCGACGGCTTAGCAGAACTCGATGAAAATTTAGTCGCAAGCGTATGTCCTGCTGGTTGGCATGTGCCATCTCTTGCTGAATGGGATATTCTAGTTAATGAAATTGGGGACGGATATAATCAGAAATCAGCAAATCGACTTCGTAATGATTCCATTTCAAGTAGTTATAGAACAGGAAATGATGAATGTGGATTTTCTGCTTTATTAGGTGGTGCATATATTGGAAAAAATCATATTGAATTTTATAAATTTGATGCCCTTTTTTGGACATCCACTCCGATGTCAGATGGGATGATTTATTCCGTTAAAATTGAACAAGATATAACGCCTTTCAATAGTTTATATCGCATGTCACTCCGTTGCGTGAAGGATTAG
- a CDS encoding FISUMP domain-containing protein, which yields GQVYKYTTIGDQIWMAENLKYNAEYSVCYDSLNGFCDTYGRFYSLQKNGDGLAELDENLVASVCPAGWHVPSLAEWETMINEVGGMNNKESAKVIKKENSWEWGKTPNNQCGFSAIPAGAYFDDSFQVYLDFDAFFWTTTPRYEYYYSIHVENEISLSVNFARMSLRCVKD from the coding sequence ACGGACAAGTTTACAAATATACGACGATAGGCGATCAAATTTGGATGGCGGAAAATTTGAAATATAATGCAGAATATAGCGTTTGTTACGATAGCTTAAACGGATTTTGCGATACTTACGGACGCTTTTATTCTTTGCAAAAAAATGGCGACGGCTTAGCAGAACTCGATGAAAATTTAGTCGCAAGCGTATGTCCTGCAGGTTGGCATGTGCCTTCGCTTGCCGAATGGGAAACGATGATAAATGAAGTGGGTGGAATGAATAATAAAGAATCGGCTAAAGTAATAAAAAAAGAAAATTCTTGGGAGTGGGGTAAAACTCCAAACAACCAATGTGGCTTTTCTGCTATACCTGCCGGAGCTTATTTTGATGACAGTTTTCAAGTTTATTTAGACTTTGATGCTTTTTTCTGGACAACAACACCGAGATATGAATATTATTATTCGATTCATGTAGAAAATGAAATTTCGTTGTCAGTAAATTTTGCTCGCATGTCACTCCGTTGCGTTAAGGATTAG